Within bacterium, the genomic segment AAGTTATGGTCCCCGTAGAGAAGATAGTGGCCGCTCCGGTGGGGTCAGAAACAACCGACATCCTGAAACTGATTAAAAAAGAAGGTTTTTCTCGCATACCCATCTATCGAAACTCCCTGGATGAAATCATCGGTATTGTCCACGCCAAGGATTTTGTGACCTACCTGGGGGAAGGAAGGACATCGTCCCGGATAGATTTAGCTAAGATAGTCCGACCGGCTTATTTTGTGAGAGAATCAAAAGAGGCAGGCCAACTCTTACGAGAACTTCAACGGGGAAAAATCCAGATGGCGATCATTGTCAACGAAGAAAACCATGTCTCTGGTCTGGTCACTATGGAGGATCTGCTGGAAGAGATCGTAGGAGAAATCCAGGACGAGTATGATATGGAGTAAGCCGAGGGCGGATTTCAGTTGGCGGAATAGTAACTGCTCAAAACTAAGTTAAGCAGTTAGTTGGGAGACAAAGCAAAATTCCCTCTCCCTTGATGGGAGAGGGATAGGGTGAGGGTGAAATGGGCGGGCAATATTATTACTCTTGCTAAAAACCTTATATTAAGAAATATAGATGGGGTATTAGCAACAATAAGAGAGGGTTGTTTATTTCACCCTCCCCTAACCCCTCCCATCAAGGGAGGGGAAGCTTTTATGCCAACGCTGTCGTCGGTACAAAAGGAGATGAAACTTAACCCATAGCGCTATAATCTGTAATGAGCTTACTTTTTTAACTTGATTTTGAGTAGATACAGCGTTCACTATATCCGGTAACTACTCGGGTAATCGGTTGTCGGTGATCAGGTTATCGGTGGGTAGAAAGTGGTGATCGGTCGTTACTGATTACCGATCGCCCGATCACCTGAGCAGAGCCGCCTTAATCCGGGCTAAACACCGGTCTCTTCCCAATACAGAAATAAGGCGAACCAATTCCGGGCCGTGTAATTGGCCGGATAAGGCTACCCGAATAGGCATAAAAAGAGACTGGCCTTTCATCCCAAGCTCTTGTCCCACAGCTTTAATTGCCTCCTTAACTGATTCAAGATCAAGCTCAGGCAAGGTCATTAATTTTTCTCTAAAGGCATTTAATACCCGGGGAGATGATTCCGCCTTTAATACCTCGACTGCTTCCGCGGCTATCTGAACGGTAGAATTGAAGAAACAGTCAACTTCGCCGGCAATCTCTGATAAACAATTTAATCTCCCCCGAACCAGGTCCACCATCTCCCTCAATTTTTCCCCTTCATAATCTTCCGGTGCAAATCCTGCTTGCCTTAAATAGGGAATGACCAGATCAGTCACTCGTTCCAGGTCAATCTGCTGGAGATACACCCCATTCATCCAATTCAACTTGGCCGTGTCAAAGATGGCCGGATTTTTAGTGACCCTCTCCAAAGAGAATCTCTCCACCAGCTCTTCTAAGGAATATATCTCTTCTCCGGTGGTGGCTGCCTCCTCAGGGGACCAGCCCCTCAGAGCCAGATAATTAACCACGGCTTCAGGCAGATAACCCAGTTGGCGGTATTGGCCGACCGAAGTTGCCCCATGCCGCTTGCTCAATCGCTGTCCATCTTCTCCCAGGATCATCGGGATGTGGGCAAAAACAGGCAACTCAAACCCAAGGGCTTCATACAGCAGGATTTGACGGGGGGTATTAGACAGATGATCATCCCCTCGAATAACGTGGGTGATCTTCATCAAGGCATCATCAACTGTAGCGGCGAAGTTATAGGCCGCCAGGCCATTGGAACGGACAATAACAAAGTCCCTGATCTGATCTCGATCAAATTCCACCCGCCCCCGGATCTTATCGTCTACTACAATCCTGTCCCTCTCTTCAGGGACCTTAAAGCGGATAACCGGGGAACGACCCTCGGCGCGCAAGGCTTCTGCCTCCGCCGAGCTTAAGCTCCGGCAGCGACCGTCATAGCCTGGGAGTCTTCTTTCCTCAAGCGCTTGCACTCGCCGGGCCTCTAATTCCTCAGCCGTGCAATAGCAGCAATAGGCATGTCCCTTATCCTGTAAAGCGGCCGCATAGTCAAGGTATATCTGCTTTCGTTCTAACTGACGATAAGGCCCAAACTCACCTCCGACATCAGGCCCTTCATCCCAGTCAAGTCCCAGCCATCTCAAGGAGTCAAGAATGACCTCAATGGACGATTCGCTCGATCGAGCCTGATCCGTGTCCTCTATCCTCAGGATAAAGACACCACCTTCTTTTCGAGCCAGAAGCCAGTTGAAAAGAGCCGTCCTGGCTCCCCCAACGTGAAGATACCCGCTGGGACTGGGGGCAAACCGAAGACGAATGGTCGTCTGGTGGTGGGTAGTGGTCATTTTTTTACCTCTCGTATCTTTCCTTCCCTCTCTTCTTTTCTGACAATACTTGCTACGGCGTAAGCCGCTATTCCCTCGGCATGTCCGATAAAGCCTAGTCCTTCAGTGGTAGTGGCCTTAATATTTATTTGATCCAGAGATATTTTTAGGATAGGGGCGACTGTCTCTCGCATCTGGAAGATATAAGGGGCTAATTTGGGAGACTCGGCTACGATGGTAGCATCAATATTGTTGATCTGATAGCCCTTGGCTTCGACCATCTTAACCACGGTCTCCAGCAGCTTCAGGCTGGAAATATCTTTAAAGCGCCCATCGTTATCCGGGAAATGCTGCCCGATATCTCCGGCCCCAAGGCTTCCCAATAGGGCATCACAGATAGCATGCGTGAGGCAATCCGCATCAGAATGACCTAAAAGCCCCTTGGTATGAGAAATTTTGACGCCGCCAAGAATCAGATCTCTACCTGCCGCCAGACGATGAACATCGTAACCTATGCCTGTTCGCATGGCCAGAAACTCCTTAGAGGCTGTCTGAAAAGTCCCGTTAGGGACGTAATGTTTATAGACATGAGCGCCCACCGTTATTTTTAGCCCCGTTAGGGGCGACATGTTCGCTTTGCTAAGTTTACTTCTTGAACATTTCGCTCCTAACGGAGCTTGGGTTTATGAGAAAAACGGCTACTATAAACATTTTGCCCCTACGGGGCTGATTAACACATCAACTTTTCAGACACGCTCTTAGCCCAGACCGGAAGTCTGTGTTACAGTGATACAGGCATCCTACCTATAATTTTTACAGATTGGAAGTCTGTCTCACCTTAGCCCAGACCGGCAGTCTGGGTTACATCTCTGCTCGCCTTTAAGATAACCGTTCAGGTATGCACGAATTAGCACGGATAAATAACACAGGACAGAAGGCGGAAGTGTAGGCCCTGTCCGTGCTTGTCCATGTCCGTTCCGTAGACGGACAACCACAAGGGTTGTCCCTACAGCCTAAGGACAGACCCTAATCACGGACACGGCTCACGGATTTTCCGTGTTTCATCTGTGTGCATCTGTGGCTGAACGGTTACCCTTTAAGATAATCTCCGCTAAGGCCAGATCATTAGGCGTGGTAATCTTCATATTTTCATTAGATCCTGGGACCAATCGGACAGGCACACCGATACGCTCCAGCAACGAGGCCTCATCGGTTCCATAAAACCCCTCAGCATAAGCCTGCTTAAAGGCCCTTTCCAGGATCTCACGCTTAAAAGCCTGAGGTGTCTGAACAGCCCAGAGCCTTGACCTGGGAAGGGTCTTCTTTACCCAGGCCGGGTTTCGCGTTCCCCCGGTAACAGGCGACGGTGGACGATGGACGGTGGAAGGTGGGCAATAACTCCCTAATTTAATCGTATCCGTCACCGGCACCCCTAAGATAGCCGCTCCATCACGAGCCGCCGCCATGATAACTTCTTCTATTAACTTAAGGGTAAGGAAAGGGCGCGCTCCATCGTGAACCAGCACTAATTCTGTTTCAGGGGGGACATTAGATAAGCCATTATAGACAGAATCCTGCCGCTCCCTTCCTCCCTTGACTATCCGGAGGACCTTTGAGAACCGGTAAAACCTGACAATCTTCTCCAAAACCCTGTCTATTTCACCCTGGGGCACTACTAATACGATGGAATCTATCAGCGGAGATTGTTGGAGAACTTTGAGGGGATAGTATAAGAGGGGATGCCCGCCCAGATCGAGGTATTGCTTCGGACGGCCCATTCGCTGGCCTGATCCGGCCGCCACCACTATAGCCGCTATCTTCACCGGCCTTCATCCTGAAATTTGGTAAAGATCATCCGACCGGCCGTGGTTTGTAAGACACTGGTTACAGAGACGGTTACTTTCTCCCCAATATGCTCTTGCCCATTATCCACCACCACCATCGTCCCATCATCCAGATAAGCTACCCCTTGACCAGGCTCCTTACCTTCCTTGATAATATGGACAGACATCTCTTCACCAGGCAAAACTACAGGCTTTAATGCCTCAGCCAGTTCATTTATATTCAGAACACTTGCTCCCTCCAACTCAGCCACCTTATTCAAATTATAATCATTAGTCAATATTTTGCCCCCGCTCTCCTTGCCCAGTCTAACAAGCTTGGCGTCAACATCTCTTAAATCGGGGTAGTCAGTCTCCTTAATCTTGACTTTTACATGGACCTTCTTCTGGATCTTATTTAATACATCCAACCCCCGCCGTCCACGATTCCTCTTTAGCGTATCCGAAGAATCCGCGATACGCTGCAATTCCCGGAGGACAAACCGGGGAATAATCAGCGTCCCTTCCAGGAAACCTGTCTCACATATATCAGCAATACGCCCATCAATAATCACGCTTGTATCCAGAATCTTTTCCTTTTCCCCCCTTTCCGAATACCACTCCGACCCCCAAGTAAGGATACCCGCTATATCTTCTCCCTTCTTTAGGGCGATTATCATCCCCAAATATCCCAAAATAAGGTTCAGGGGCAGGCTAAGGTAAAATTTTTTTATCAGGGTATCGGACAGAGCCAACACTAATAAATTAGCTATGATAAATCCTACCGCCAGACCGGTCGCCCCAACAATAATAGCCTTTCCCGGCACCTTCTGAAGTTTTATCTCGGCGCCGATTAATGCCCCTCCTGCCAGTAAGCCCACGATAAGACCCACAATTTGATTACCTAAACTATACCCAATAAAGTAACCGGCGCCTGCCGCCAGGATAATAAAAACAGCTCTAATAACCACCAGGACCAACATCTTTTCCCCCCTTTCCTGCCTGTTCTTTTTAAGTAACTGGGCTTGGTTCATCACCCGTAACGGTTTCTTTTTTTACTCCTTCGATGCTTCTAATATCTTGACAATAGTAGCATTTATCTTCTCCGGAGGAAGTTCTTGAACACAGGAAAGTTCGCTGATTATCAGTTGACAGGCGCTGTCAAGAAGTTTTCTTTCACCCGCAGAGAGTCCTTTTTCCTGGTTTCGATAGGAAAGACTTTTCGCTACTTCCGCTACTCGGTAGATAGAGCCGGATTTAATCTTCTCCAAGTTATTATTATACCGAACCTTCCAGTCTATCTCTTTCTCTTCTGCTTCGTTGTAATCCGACTCGAGGATCTCCAGCACCTTCGTTACTTCATTCGGCTTAATAACTCCCCTAAGCCTGACTTGATCGGCTGATTTCACCGGGACCATAACCTTCATATCGCCTATCAGAAGTCTTAAGACATAATATTTTTGCCACTCCCCCAGAATCTCTTTTTCATCAATGGCTTCAATAAGGCCGGCCCCATGTAAGGGATAAACCACTCGGTCACCAACATTAAACATCTTCCCCCCCTTTTAAGCATAAAATTTGAAAGGCTAAGCTATCTCTTTAGACCTTAGTATATCATAGAACCGAGTAGAAGTCAAAGGAAAAATTTTGGTAACTATTCTCAGCCACGGATGGACACGGATGAAACACTGATTTTTTTAATATATGAATCATTAAATCCGTGAACCGTGTCCGTGATTCGTGTCTGTAAGGCAACCACAGTGTTGGGCAACCACAAGGGGTTGCCCCTACTCTCACCTTTGTCTTCTGTCCTCTGCTATCTGCTATTTATCCGTGCTAATCCGTGTTAATCAGTGGCTGAATAGTTACAAATTTTGTAAGTTTACCACAGCCCCATTTTGCTCAGGGCCTCTTCTACCGTCGTGACTCCGATTAATTCAATCGAGGAGGCAAGCTTTCTATTTTTTAGGTTATATTGGGGGCATATACAGCGACTAAATCCCAACTTGATTATTTCCAGCAACCTTCGATCCAACTGACTGATAGCCCTGACTTCACCGGCCAACCCCACCTCTCCCAAAATAACCGTTACCTCGTCAATCGGTTGATTCCTATGATTTGAGACAATAGCGGCTACTATGCCCAGATCGGCGCCCGGTTCGGTTACTCTTATCCCGCCGGCCACATTAACAAAGCAATCGTAATTTCCTAAATGTAATCCGAGTCGCTTCTCCAGCACGGATAGAAGTAATGAGACCCGGTTGTAATCTACGCCTATGGCCTCCCGTTTGGCTAAACCAAAAGATGTGGGAGAAACAAGGGCCTGAATTTCAACCAAAATAGGCCGAGTGCCTTCCATTGAGGCATAAACTACTGAACCAGGGGCTTCATGAGGACGTTGGGCCAAAAAAGAGGCCGAAGGATTAAGGATCTCCATTAATCCCTTCTCCTCCATACTAAAAACCCCGATCTCACTAACTGAGCCAAACCGGTTTTTCACCGTGCGCAGGATACGATGAGTAAGGTGGTCTTTTCCTTCGAAATAGAGAACCGTATCGACCATGTGCTCCAGAACCCTGGGGCCGGCAATAGCCCCTTCTTTGGTTACATGGCCGACTAAAAAAGCCGATATTTCCTGAGACTTGGCTAAACGCATCAGTAGGCTGGTGCATTCTCTGACTTGAGCCACACTTCCAGGACTGCTCCCCATCTCCGGCCGGTATACGGTTTGAATAGAATCAATGATAATGACCTTTGGTTTGAGCCGTTCCACCACGTTTATAATAAATTCTAAATTGGTTTCAGCTAAAAGATACACCCGATCAGAATTAACCCCCAATCGATCGGCTCTGAGTTTGATTTGAGATAGGGATTCTTCTCCTGAAACATAGAGGATGGGACTAAGTTCACGACTGAAGTGGGCGGCGGCCTGAATAAGGAGGGTTGACTTCCCAATACCCGGATCTCCCCCGATTAAGACCAGGGACCCGGGAACAAGACCGCCTCCCAAAACCCGGTCAAATTCGGCGATCCCAATCAGGTGACGTCTTTGTTGGCTAAGCTTAACTTCGGACAGGAGTTGAGGATTCAAGCTGGAGGGATGAGTCAAGCCAAAGGAGGGAGGAGTGGCTATCTCTTCTGCCAGGCTGTTCCATGCCTCACAACCCGGACATCTGCCCAACCATTTGGCAGATTCATAACCACACTGCTGGCAGCGGTATTTGATGTTGCCTGGCAAAGGGATAACTCCTTTTTACTGATCACTTCCTAAGCAATTTCCAGGGATGCTTCTCCACATCCTTGACAAGGTTATTCATCGCCGAGATCGTGTCCATAAATTCTTTCTTCATTTTTTCATCATAAAAAAGGCCGCCTAAGAGGCCTTTCCCTTCTTCCAGTTGATGCGCCGCCCTTTGAAACCTGGTAGACATATCTTCCAGCCTGGCCGAAGTCTCTTTTAAATTGAGGAAAAAAGACTTAAGTTCATCTTCATTTTCTATCACTACCCTATCTATATCTTCCAGAAGATTACTGATTCGGCCAGAAAGGTCTTCTACTTCGGTCTTTAAGCGAAGAGAAGTTTCTCTAAACTCCTGCAAAGCCGTCCGCAGGTCATGCCTATTTTCACTTAAAATGTCCTGCAACTGACCTGAGGCCTCCTTGAACTGCTTAGTGGCCACTCGAAAATCACCCCTGTTTTCTTTTATAGCGGCTTGAAGTTCTCTCTCTATTTCCTTGATTCCCCTCGTAATTTGAGCGCTGTCCTCTTTAAGGGAAAGGGAAAATTCCTTCAGGTTATCAAAGGTAGAAATTATCT encodes:
- the gltX gene encoding glutamate--tRNA ligase — its product is MTTTHHQTTIRLRFAPSPSGYLHVGGARTALFNWLLARKEGGVFILRIEDTDQARSSESSIEVILDSLRWLGLDWDEGPDVGGEFGPYRQLERKQIYLDYAAALQDKGHAYCCYCTAEELEARRVQALEERRLPGYDGRCRSLSSAEAEALRAEGRSPVIRFKVPEERDRIVVDDKIRGRVEFDRDQIRDFVIVRSNGLAAYNFAATVDDALMKITHVIRGDDHLSNTPRQILLYEALGFELPVFAHIPMILGEDGQRLSKRHGATSVGQYRQLGYLPEAVVNYLALRGWSPEEAATTGEEIYSLEELVERFSLERVTKNPAIFDTAKLNWMNGVYLQQIDLERVTDLVIPYLRQAGFAPEDYEGEKLREMVDLVRGRLNCLSEIAGEVDCFFNSTVQIAAEAVEVLKAESSPRVLNAFREKLMTLPELDLESVKEAIKAVGQELGMKGQSLFMPIRVALSGQLHGPELVRLISVLGRDRCLARIKAALLR
- the ispF gene encoding 2-C-methyl-D-erythritol 2,4-cyclodiphosphate synthase, which gives rise to MRTGIGYDVHRLAAGRDLILGGVKISHTKGLLGHSDADCLTHAICDALLGSLGAGDIGQHFPDNDGRFKDISSLKLLETVVKMVEAKGYQINNIDATIVAESPKLAPYIFQMRETVAPILKISLDQINIKATTTEGLGFIGHAEGIAAYAVASIVRKEEREGKIREVKK
- the ispD gene encoding 2-C-methyl-D-erythritol 4-phosphate cytidylyltransferase, producing MKIAAIVVAAGSGQRMGRPKQYLDLGGHPLLYYPLKVLQQSPLIDSIVLVVPQGEIDRVLEKIVRFYRFSKVLRIVKGGRERQDSVYNGLSNVPPETELVLVHDGARPFLTLKLIEEVIMAAARDGAAILGVPVTDTIKLGSYCPPSTVHRPPSPVTGGTRNPAWVKKTLPRSRLWAVQTPQAFKREILERAFKQAYAEGFYGTDEASLLERIGVPVRLVPGSNENMKITTPNDLALAEIILKGNRSATDAHR
- a CDS encoding TRAM domain-containing protein; its protein translation is MNQAQLLKKNRQERGEKMLVLVVIRAVFIILAAGAGYFIGYSLGNQIVGLIVGLLAGGALIGAEIKLQKVPGKAIIVGATGLAVGFIIANLLVLALSDTLIKKFYLSLPLNLILGYLGMIIALKKGEDIAGILTWGSEWYSERGEKEKILDTSVIIDGRIADICETGFLEGTLIIPRFVLRELQRIADSSDTLKRNRGRRGLDVLNKIQKKVHVKVKIKETDYPDLRDVDAKLVRLGKESGGKILTNDYNLNKVAELEGASVLNINELAEALKPVVLPGEEMSVHIIKEGKEPGQGVAYLDDGTMVVVDNGQEHIGEKVTVSVTSVLQTTAGRMIFTKFQDEGR
- a CDS encoding CarD family transcriptional regulator, translating into MFNVGDRVVYPLHGAGLIEAIDEKEILGEWQKYYVLRLLIGDMKVMVPVKSADQVRLRGVIKPNEVTKVLEILESDYNEAEEKEIDWKVRYNNNLEKIKSGSIYRVAEVAKSLSYRNQEKGLSAGERKLLDSACQLIISELSCVQELPPEKINATIVKILEASKE
- the radA gene encoding DNA repair protein RadA, which produces MPGNIKYRCQQCGYESAKWLGRCPGCEAWNSLAEEIATPPSFGLTHPSSLNPQLLSEVKLSQQRRHLIGIAEFDRVLGGGLVPGSLVLIGGDPGIGKSTLLIQAAAHFSRELSPILYVSGEESLSQIKLRADRLGVNSDRVYLLAETNLEFIINVVERLKPKVIIIDSIQTVYRPEMGSSPGSVAQVRECTSLLMRLAKSQEISAFLVGHVTKEGAIAGPRVLEHMVDTVLYFEGKDHLTHRILRTVKNRFGSVSEIGVFSMEEKGLMEILNPSASFLAQRPHEAPGSVVYASMEGTRPILVEIQALVSPTSFGLAKREAIGVDYNRVSLLLSVLEKRLGLHLGNYDCFVNVAGGIRVTEPGADLGIVAAIVSNHRNQPIDEVTVILGEVGLAGEVRAISQLDRRLLEIIKLGFSRCICPQYNLKNRKLASSIELIGVTTVEEALSKMGLW